The genomic interval GCTAACAAAATTAGCATTATAAAACTTCCTGTATATTTTTCAGAAGGCttccaagattttttaaaatgattatatCAACAATTTTAGCAACAGTTCCAATGCCTCAGATCAAGACCTATCCCGAgggaatattttcaaaattatctctATGGCAACTGGACATATCTGTACCATCATGTGCTAGTTTACACTAACCCAACTCATTTAGACCTGACCCTGAGCTACTGTGGTCAGGACTTTCAGGCTCGAACACAGGTAACCCAGGAGCTGGACTTTCATCCCATCTTGGTTGCGTCAAACGTGTGTGAACAATTTCCTCCAATCCTTGCAATAGGCTTTGAAACAGGGGGTTTTCACCATTTTCCTGAAGATCTTCTGTCTGTGTCTCAGCatcatacatttcttttttccctgaCAGTTCATGTTTGTTCAGCCCAGCCAGAGGCTCCTCTGTGAAAAACAAGTTATGAATATGTTGTTGACAAGCATCATGAGGTCAAAATGACTGAATACTGGAAGGTTTTTTTCGTATATTATTGTTGACTGGGATGAAGGTGAGGtccataaaaatgcaaaaagtgaCCAGTTCCCTGCAAGAAGGCTTAGAGAACAGATCAAGGTAGTGAATATATTGAGCATGTGAGAGGGCTGGCATGAAAAATGAtgactttcattttcatgtgaGAGCTCTAGCTTGCTGGTTAAAAGCTCCAGCACATTAGTGCTCATGTTGAAGTGATAAAATAGGACCTGCTTTCCAGATGAGATGCCATTACCTATTATTCATCTTGTCTTTTTAAAGTGGGTTGCATTTAAATGCAAAAAGAGCTCTAGGCCAGTGGCTTCTGATCCAAccgaattatttttttttcataattcaaACCGCAGACAGCTCTTGTCATAATGGAGGGTTTCGCAACTCTTCTACAATGACATGTGCCACAATTCATTCTATACTTTCCAGATCTATACCAATAGTTCCCAAATTATAGAATTCCTGAAGACCCATAACAAACCTTTCTGGCCTGGCTTTAGGACTCTGATTTCCCCAATCTGTGTCTCCAGAATGCAAGTGATATCATACTCAAAGTAATAAGTGAGATTGCTTGTTTCCTTGGGCTCCAATACAACCTTTTCCATCAGATCACAAACTTCATCAACAAGTCCATAGATACGGCGCTTCTCATCCACTAAAGCACTGTCATTATTCTGACATTTCTGGATCAGAGAATATGCTGTTTCACACTTATTCACAATTTCGGTCATCATGCTGAATGAGAAAAGAACATAACAATAGTTGATGTATTATACAAGCTTCTAGATCACCATGGTTGATTCAGAGGTCAATCTGACGAATAAATTGTAAGATTTTTCCCAGCAGAAAATGCAATTTCTCTACACAattaaagcaacaaaaatagagaaaatcaaaatttcttaaatcaaATGCCAACACTCTATTAGGAAACAATCTTCTACAAACAAACAACACACATGCAACTCACATTTCCTCTGTTCACtatgatgaagggctaacgcttgaaatgtCACTTGTCAAattctttatggtggccaatttatgtcatcaactcagttgataatacaatattaccctgttatacaAACAATATCCTTCCCCTTAGTGGCTGAAACTCAAAATCCTCAGTGGAAGAGAAGCTATTTTGCTGCATACACAAAATTAACCcctaaactcccaagatccaatgtttaattctcccttctagttgctacacatttccttgtaaattaaggatgagaatttggtgttagatcaagataacaacttctacctgatgtGAATTCTCCTCACCTGTTGGCTGGAAAATGTATGGCttggatattaaagggagaagttacagaGACTTcagggacttaaagggttaaagaatatCAAAACTAATTTCCCAATAATTACCTTTCTTGTTCATCCAAAGGTTTGATCTTCTGTTTTGTCCTGTCATCAACGTCACACTTCAGCACAGTTTCCCGTCGACTCATGCAAGCTCGCAGCACTCCCATATGTTTCATAATCCTGTCTCGCAAATACTGTTGAGTGTTCAGTATGGACTCCCTTGTATCAATCACGTTTCTTCTAGCTTTCTTCACGGTGTCATAATGATCACCCAATTTCTTGGACAAGCTGCGAAGCTCTTCACGAGTTGTTGTAGCAATGCTGGTGGCAAGTTCACATTTGTGTCCCATGTGCTTGCCATACACCTAGGTGGAACAAGCACTGGCATAAACAATCTGATTAGCACCCCTCACCTTTGTTACACCCTCCCCCTCCCAATCTATCACAACCACATTAAACCTCTCTAATAAACCCCTTTCCTCCCTTCTCcttgatcaaaaactaaatcaTTTGTTATGATTATCCTAGACAATCTGACATACCCTAAACTACATCTCAGGTTTAGAACATGTTCAAAACTCTCTCAAACTCCTTAGTGTTTAGAAAAGGCCATGCAAACACTGAGAGTCCCTCAGAGCCttgatttgtaaataaattactCCCAAAAATATGCATATGTATATGACAAAACATGCAGCTAAACTGATAGTGATTTGCATTTGTTACATCATACCATACAGATCCTCATGTAGAAATAACACTATACCTACGGACTACAATTCATCAGCATCCATAAAAAGACAAGTATATGATTTGGCTTGCAAGTTATAAATAtgtgttattgaccaagcgtgaggtctGGATGGCTGAAAATTGGCCAAattcttttagcattttttctaCAACATTTGGCATATCCATTGCCAACATTGTCCAAAATATTAGAAGTTTTGTATTGAGTCTACTCCAAGCAGTTTTTGTTCTTGCACATGATTAAAGTGGACAATCCTGCTCAggtggccaatcagaacacataAATTACTTCATATTACCCACAGGTGCTGCCAGCAAGATAATGACAAGAATTATCAAGGCCATGGTTTGAATTATCCACCTTAGCCTTTAGCTCAAGCAGATGACACAAACCAATGTTGCGTAAATCCTTCTTATTATTTCCTCATCCACTAACTCCTATTGTTAATTATTCATACCTGGCAGTAAATGCAGATAAGACAATTATCAGTATGACAGTAAACCTTCAGAGCTTCGTCGTGTTCTGGACAGAGATATTTATTATTCTCCTTCTCCTTTGATATTCCATCAGTTTGAGCTTCTTCTTTCCCTTCAAGAATCTCAAGCACTCCAAAGTTTTTAGGTAGATTTCTCACAGACTCAAAAGTCCTTGGAAACAAAGTGGTCTCGATTTTACATGTTGGACAACAGATTGTACCAGGATTTCGGGCTTGAAAAGCTAACTTGTTCAAACATCCTTTGAAGGCAAGAGGAGAGAAAACATTTAGCAACTCTTAGCTTGAACACTCAATGTCAAATTTGACATTAAGTGTATCTCTTGCATCTATTGCTTGAGTATTTCTAAGTATAAGTACTAAaatgtattaaccctttaacatccaagatctgatttttaattctcccctctagtcATTACAAGTTTCCCTgtaatgagaatttagtgttagatcaagataacaacttctacctgatgagttaaagtattctcattacaaaATAATGCTTGGATTTTATATGGAGAgtttacatgtcaatcactgCTGGAAGTTAGAGAGATTTCCCTCATAACtaatgaagaaaatttgaatgagGTCTGGTTGGCTTAGAGTTGCTTTGTGCATGTGATGTTCTTCTTTAAGACATACGGacttatttcaacattttatgctgatgcaaaaacatttttcattagtTTTAATTGTTAATACACACATGTAGAGGTATTCACAATGGACAGTGAAGATGTAGactatattttcttcaaaacaatttgtaaatgttttgtttcacgATTAAACGTCACTTTCTCAAATTAATCAGTTTTTGTTCCttattaatattcatattcttgatTATCTGGACTATTTCGTCTAGTCCCAacgagtccggataatcgaggttcgactgtcATAAAATATTCCAATAGGAATCAatacttttgtaaaataaacaaaggaactcAAAGAATCACACAACcctcttttctttctctactGAGGCCTATTGTGCATCCTCAACTcagggggagggaagggaaggggtTTCGAATAAATTTCTCGAAACGAAAAATTACGTCGAGAAAAGTCCGCTTAAGCAGGCGCAAGCGAAAGCAAACTCGTCTAGAATGATAAACAAACTTTGATTCGAGCGGTTATAGATAAAACGTGGATTTTTAATGATTTGTTGAGGGGATAATGTTTTACAAATTCCAGACAAGCCTGCATAATTTGAACGGTATCAAATGAAATCAATCATTCCATAAGTAAACATCGGTTTCAGATCGCTATAGCTACAGTATGCTCATAAAATTTCTCTGGTGCAACATGGAACTATCTTTACGAAATCTTTTTTCTAAAAGAGGTTATAAAATAGTAATATACCTGTACAGTATGTGTGTCCGCAGATTAGATTTCTGGGAACGAACTGCACTTCATCTGACTTGAAGTCGTTGTAACACACAGAGCAACTCAGTCCCCTCAATTCAGCCATGGAAATTTCGACAAAAACGGGTGTAAATGGTAAAAGCCGAGGTTTAAAGCCGGTAATTACACAATACTAGCATTCCCAACAAAGCAAAGGCTTAAAACGATCGAAAACAAACACAGAAGCGCATTCTGTTATGACATTTCTCAGAAACAATGTGTAGCAGGAATTGATGTTTGGGTTGACATGCGCCCATGAGCTGTTGGTCAGTGGTGATTCGAGGAAACAATATGGCGGATTGATCCGATCAGACAGCATGCAATTAGACGAGGAAGATATCGAAAATCAAAAGCCTCAGAAACCTTGTAGCGGCCTTAGAAAGGAACTGAAGGATTGCATTTTAGCAAGTGATTGtgtaaaaaaggtaaaatttgcCATAAATGTATTATATTGTGGCAAGCTTTATGCTCGTCCTGGTTGATTTTAAGTAGCTTAAGCTTACATTCGAACGATTACATAGGTTCAGAAGTTGAGTTAATAGAGACTACCGTGTTCGAGTACAATCATAACATCCAAAATATATTTCTACTGGTTTCTGTCTTTCATGAATGTTACTAACCCTAAATAACATTTCATGCTTTGAGGGTGAACGATATTTACATAACTCTACCTCTCCTCTCTGTGGCATGTTCAGCAGTTCGGATCATAAAGCTGGACGTAACCAAAGAGGAATTGCTGAATATTCAGAACTGAATGAGTAGATTACTCTTGAAACTAGGATGGGACAAAAGGAGATTGATATATTGGAGCCCCTCTCgtaattgattaattgattagGTGTTAATTGATTGATTCAcacgactgactgactgaccacaATGACTGACTGAAAACAGAAttactgactgaatgactgactgaatacagactgactgactgactgcttTACTAACTGAAAACAGAATGACTGACTTACTGAATACAGAATGACTGACTTACTGAATACAGAATGACTGATTGATGGACTGCCTGAATGAGTGGTTGATTAATTCTCTCCTTTCATTCATGTGTTccttcattcatttcttttgttgtcattttttttgtagtttggaTCCAAACCCAATGACTGTTTGAACCCTGATGCTCAAGGTATTAATGAGAACTGTAGAAGGGTCCAGTATGCATTCTTTGAGTGCAAGAGGTCACTGGTAAGGATGTTATTTTGGAACctttttcaactgtttttcCTTAACAACTCAGTCTCCTCTTGTTGAAAGGAGATTACATATCAGCTGTCAGTGTCTGTTCTGGCAAAGATCACTGATTACATTTATATATGGTAAATGGTAAAACAACCTGGTATTACTCTGTGGTATAATAGGTTGTTTGAGGAGGACTCTCTACTGGAGAATTGTGTCAAATTCCCAGGTCTTGTACCAGACTCCCTCTCCTGAATGGAACACAATTTAACACTGTTACCATTACTGTCTGAAAGCTGATCCTTTTAACTGTTGACTAGAAATATATTTGCTTTTTTAGTACTTGAAGCTTGTTAACAACAATATTCCCTTTACAGAGGTGTAGCAATTATTTTTCTAGGGGTTGAGTACCTACCTTACCAACAAATCAACATCTACCGGTAAACTGTGTTTTTAATCACAAAATGTACAATTTTGCATCactgtttttcttctgttttgtgCTTTTCTGCCACCCAAATCATAAAGTTTGATTGTTTCagagtttttttgaaaataaccttTTAATGGAGTTTCATGGCCACCCCAGCTCCCCCTTTCCACCCTTGGTGTGCCCCCCCCTGCAGTGGGATGATTTTCTGAGGTCTCATTACCTATCTGCCTGTCattgtattaaccctttaactctcatgaatgaccaagacagaatttctccttacaatatcaatacaatattaaccagataagtgatgagaataaagaaaaatatcaat from Pocillopora verrucosa isolate sample1 chromosome 14, ASM3666991v2, whole genome shotgun sequence carries:
- the LOC131789742 gene encoding cytochrome c oxidase assembly factor 5-like, producing the protein MQLDEEDIENQKPQKPCSGLRKELKDCILASDCVKKFGSKPNDCLNPDAQGINENCRRVQYAFFECKRSLLDFRTRFRGRKGY
- the LOC136278079 gene encoding uncharacterized protein, producing MAELRGLSCSVCYNDFKSDEVQFVPRNLICGHTYCTGCLNKLAFQARNPGTICCPTCKIETTLFPRTFESVRNLPKNFGVLEILEGKEEAQTDGISKEKENNKYLCPEHDEALKVYCHTDNCLICIYCQVYGKHMGHKCELATSIATTTREELRSLSKKLGDHYDTVKKARRNVIDTRESILNTQQYLRDRIMKHMGVLRACMSRRETVLKCDVDDRTKQKIKPLDEQESMMTEIVNKCETAYSLIQKCQNNDSALVDEKRRIYGLVDEVCDLMEKVVLEPKETSNLTYYFEYDITCILETQIGEIRVLKPGQKEEPLAGLNKHELSGKKEMYDAETQTEDLQENGENPLFQSLLQGLEEIVHTRLTQPRWDESPAPGLPVFEPESPDHSSSGSGLNELGGSSDHSDAEEIESDTELEGAVGGETLPSSHSEELRDSKNSEEKQTSLLDELQDEIDRLRLLSPNGDVVSLRSGGTGVNTDTTNSEGVDTDNRRQSTSSDEWSLTPPANQGGPLSLDSTLLLPGQRLMSTDGFRSLDSQQCVTRDRNYCFAADCQNPTAHASKRCLHCRHFYCATCASLSLTCPKSSSGHRFVSSMLTTRGREQPRTSSRVRKRKPKKEEGPPWECKQCTMINGPQVLVCLGCDTLREVDAQEGRNVCPMCTLVNEPGKTKCELCDTELVSQAQADEADTEES